One Undibacter mobilis genomic region harbors:
- a CDS encoding tautomerase family protein, which translates to MPHIVVKMFAGRSDADKARLADALSRAVIETLGSTDKSISVGIEDIKPENWGAEVYRPDIAAKLDTIFKAPGYDPPA; encoded by the coding sequence ATGCCCCATATTGTCGTGAAAATGTTCGCCGGGCGTTCCGACGCCGACAAGGCCCGGCTGGCTGATGCCCTCTCCCGGGCGGTTATTGAAACGCTCGGTTCGACCGACAAGTCGATTTCGGTCGGCATTGAGGACATCAAGCCGGAGAACTGGGGTGCCGAGGTCTACCGGCCGGATATTGCGGCCAAGCTCGACACCATCTTCAAGGCTCCGGGCTACGACCCGCCGGCCTGA
- a CDS encoding TRAP transporter substrate-binding protein has protein sequence MPTRRTILSAGLIAAAVTLAGPALAQKTVLKAADVHPLGYPTVEAVVQMGKKLEQATNGRLSIQMYPSMQLGGEKEMIEQAQVGALQFARVSVGPVGAVVDNLNVFNLPFVFRNTAHMRAVIDGPIGDRLLKEITDNPKSGLIGLAWMDSGARSFYNKTRDIKSVEDLKGLKFRMMGNPIFVDTANALGANGVAMGMDQVMNALQTGVVDGAENNPPSYDSFGHVPVAKHYSLTEHLIIPEILVFSRKSFDAMSKEDQALIMKFGKETQLEQRKLWDERTKMAMDKIKAAGVNVITIADKKPFQDAVKPVWDKYGAKYADLVKQIQETK, from the coding sequence ATGCCAACACGCAGAACGATTCTGTCCGCGGGCCTCATCGCCGCCGCGGTCACACTTGCTGGTCCCGCGCTCGCTCAGAAGACCGTGCTGAAAGCCGCCGACGTCCATCCGCTGGGCTATCCGACCGTCGAAGCGGTCGTGCAGATGGGCAAGAAGCTCGAGCAGGCCACCAACGGCCGGCTGTCGATCCAGATGTATCCGTCGATGCAGCTCGGCGGCGAAAAGGAAATGATCGAGCAGGCGCAGGTTGGCGCGCTGCAGTTCGCCCGCGTCAGCGTCGGTCCGGTCGGCGCCGTCGTCGACAATCTTAACGTTTTCAATCTGCCTTTCGTGTTTCGCAACACCGCGCATATGCGCGCCGTGATCGACGGCCCGATCGGCGACCGTCTGCTCAAGGAAATCACCGACAACCCGAAGTCGGGCCTGATCGGGCTGGCCTGGATGGATAGCGGCGCGCGCTCCTTCTACAACAAGACCCGTGACATCAAGTCCGTCGAAGATCTCAAGGGTCTGAAGTTCCGCATGATGGGCAACCCGATCTTCGTCGACACCGCCAACGCGCTCGGCGCCAACGGTGTCGCCATGGGTATGGACCAGGTGATGAACGCGCTGCAGACCGGTGTCGTCGACGGCGCCGAGAACAACCCGCCGAGCTACGACTCGTTCGGCCACGTTCCGGTCGCCAAGCACTACTCGCTGACCGAACATCTGATCATCCCGGAAATCCTGGTGTTCTCGCGCAAGTCGTTCGACGCCATGTCGAAGGAAGACCAGGCGCTGATCATGAAGTTCGGCAAGGAAACCCAGCTTGAGCAGCGCAAGCTGTGGGACGAGCGCACGAAGATGGCCATGGACAAGATCAAGGCCGCCGGTGTGAACGTCATCACCATCGCCGACAAGAAGCCCTTCCAGGACGCGGTGAAGCCGGTGTGGGACAAGTACGGCGCCAAGTACGCCGATCTCGTCAAGCAGATCCAGGAAACGAAGTAG
- a CDS encoding NAD-dependent epimerase/dehydratase family protein translates to MKLLVTGAAGGIGTRLRQMLPSIYKDIRWSDIRKPDDLVAGAEFVAADLADMAQVEKMVAGIDGIVHLGGFSIEGPWETILQANIIGCYNLFEAAYRANVKRVIFATSNHAVGMYPRDQKIGVNVTVRPDSRYGISKCFGEAVGAMYADKHGLRVTCLRIGNFADTPIDQRRLSIFLHPEDLVQLIRIGLEHPEIKYEIFYGASDNAAAWWDNSNAHKFGYRPKHKAENFRAEAMAAQAKLPPDPVGDYFQGGSFSSAEYDADKRRS, encoded by the coding sequence ATGAAACTCCTCGTCACCGGCGCTGCCGGCGGTATCGGCACGCGGCTGCGCCAAATGCTGCCGTCGATCTACAAGGACATTCGCTGGAGCGACATCAGGAAGCCCGATGACCTCGTCGCCGGCGCCGAGTTCGTCGCCGCCGATCTCGCCGACATGGCGCAGGTCGAAAAGATGGTCGCCGGCATCGACGGCATCGTCCATCTCGGCGGCTTCTCGATCGAAGGCCCGTGGGAGACGATCCTCCAGGCCAACATCATCGGCTGCTACAATCTGTTCGAAGCGGCCTATCGCGCGAACGTCAAGCGCGTGATCTTCGCCACTTCGAACCACGCCGTCGGCATGTATCCGCGCGACCAGAAAATCGGCGTCAATGTCACGGTGCGGCCGGACTCGCGCTACGGCATTTCCAAATGCTTCGGCGAGGCGGTCGGCGCCATGTATGCCGACAAGCATGGCCTGCGCGTCACCTGTCTGCGCATCGGCAACTTCGCCGACACGCCGATCGACCAGCGCCGGCTATCGATCTTCCTGCACCCGGAGGACCTGGTGCAGCTCATCCGCATCGGGCTGGAGCACCCGGAGATCAAATACGAGATCTTCTACGGCGCCTCCGACAACGCCGCCGCGTGGTGGGACAATTCCAATGCCCACAAATTCGGCTATCGTCCGAAGCACAAGGCCGAGAATTTCCGCGCCGAGGCCATGGCCGCGCAGGCCAAGCTGCCACCCGACCCCGTTGGCGATTATTTCCAGGGCGGCTCCTTCTCCAGCGCCGAATACGACGCCGACAAGCGGCGATCCTGA
- a CDS encoding TRAP transporter large permease — protein sequence MEILILIGGFTVVCLLGMPVAYALGIASIAAALYTDIPLEAVMLKVAGGMSGFSLLAIPFFILAGAIMALGGMATRLVNLAKVFVGAIRGGLALVNIVASTMFGCLSGSSVADTAAVGSVMIPQMIKAGYPRLFAVNVTISGSLQPLLVPPSHNMVIYSIAAGGTVSIGAMFMAGIIPTLLLGASLVILVLYVAKRDNFPKGEAIPLRQAFKIAVDAIWGLTTVAIILGGITSGVFTPTESGAIACVWAFFVTMFVYKDITWAELPMLLGRVTRTVGMVMIMIGFSISFGYMMAILRIPAIATEFFVNISHNKYMFLLYINILLLALGTFMDLAPMLLICTPIFLPILPAFGIDPVHFGIIMILNLGIGLLTPPVGPTMVVGCAIGRVSMEAVAKSILIFYIPMIIVLMLVTYIPELSLWLPRTLMN from the coding sequence ATGGAAATTCTCATTCTCATTGGCGGCTTCACGGTCGTCTGTCTGCTCGGTATGCCGGTCGCTTATGCCCTCGGCATCGCTTCGATCGCCGCGGCGCTCTACACCGACATTCCGCTCGAAGCCGTCATGCTGAAAGTGGCGGGCGGCATGAGCGGGTTCTCACTGCTCGCCATCCCGTTCTTCATCCTGGCTGGCGCCATCATGGCGCTTGGCGGCATGGCGACGCGCCTCGTCAATCTTGCCAAAGTCTTCGTCGGTGCGATCCGCGGTGGTCTGGCGTTGGTCAATATCGTCGCGTCGACGATGTTCGGTTGTCTGTCGGGCTCGTCGGTGGCCGACACGGCCGCCGTCGGTTCGGTGATGATCCCGCAGATGATCAAGGCGGGTTATCCGAGACTGTTCGCGGTGAACGTCACCATCTCTGGCTCGTTGCAGCCGCTACTGGTGCCGCCCTCACACAACATGGTGATCTATTCGATCGCCGCCGGCGGCACGGTGTCGATTGGCGCCATGTTCATGGCGGGCATCATCCCGACACTGCTGCTCGGCGCCTCGCTGGTCATCCTCGTCCTCTATGTCGCCAAGCGCGACAATTTCCCGAAGGGCGAGGCCATCCCGCTGCGCCAGGCTTTTAAGATCGCCGTCGATGCGATCTGGGGCCTGACCACGGTCGCGATCATCCTCGGCGGAATCACCTCCGGCGTGTTCACGCCGACCGAGTCCGGCGCCATCGCCTGCGTTTGGGCATTCTTCGTGACGATGTTCGTCTACAAAGACATCACATGGGCCGAACTGCCGATGCTGCTTGGGCGCGTGACGCGCACGGTCGGCATGGTCATGATCATGATCGGTTTCTCGATCTCGTTCGGCTACATGATGGCGATCCTGCGGATCCCGGCGATCGCAACCGAGTTCTTCGTCAATATCTCGCACAACAAGTACATGTTCCTGCTCTACATCAACATTCTGTTGTTGGCGCTTGGCACGTTCATGGACCTGGCGCCGATGCTGCTGATCTGCACACCGATCTTTTTGCCGATCCTGCCGGCTTTCGGCATCGATCCGGTGCATTTCGGGATCATCATGATCCTCAACCTCGGCATCGGCCTTCTGACGCCGCCGGTGGGGCCGACCATGGTGGTGGGGTGTGCGATAGGCAGGGTCAGTATGGAGGCCGTCGCCAAGAGCATCCTGATCTTCTACATCCCGATGATCATCGTTCTGATGCTGGTGACCTACATTCCGGAGCTGTCGCTCTGGCTGCCGCGGACATTGATGAACTGA
- a CDS encoding MFS transporter, with protein sequence MTSLKTRDPADSRLLLLTAVLFLSYLCIAMPLPIVPVFVTTQLGYSNVWAGLGVGIAFVATIASRGITGTFTDRRGAKLALRRGLLFYIAGALVALGAGLFSNMPLAAYGALLSGRLLIGIGESLVTVSVVSWGVGIVGPARSSRVLALMGAAMYGALAVGGPIGVIMLDKLGFAAAMAISAVLPAISLLVIWRIPGVAAHPDADRPSFVSVIGRIWWHGSIVGLQGIGFAAIGAFFVLYFRDQHWTYAGLGLTAFGGGFVLVRILFGHLPDRFGGVPVAIVSLGVETIGQVLIWTAPHPAFALAGAFLTGLGCSMVFPAMGREVIRLVDPHLRSTALGGFAAFQDIAYGLTGPIAGLVADRAGYGSVYLIGAIGAALGFVMANVLYRDSRAAPPQAGGS encoded by the coding sequence ATGACCTCCCTGAAGACTCGTGACCCGGCCGACAGCCGTCTGCTGCTGCTCACCGCCGTCCTGTTTCTCTCCTATCTCTGCATCGCCATGCCGCTGCCTATCGTGCCGGTCTTCGTGACCACGCAACTGGGCTACAGCAATGTTTGGGCCGGCCTCGGCGTCGGCATCGCCTTCGTCGCCACCATCGCCTCGCGCGGCATCACCGGCACTTTCACCGACCGGCGCGGCGCCAAGCTGGCGCTGCGGCGCGGCCTGTTGTTCTACATAGCCGGCGCGCTGGTCGCGCTCGGCGCCGGGCTTTTCTCAAACATGCCACTCGCAGCCTATGGCGCGCTGCTCAGCGGCCGGCTGCTCATCGGCATCGGCGAAAGCCTCGTCACCGTCAGCGTCGTCTCGTGGGGCGTTGGCATCGTCGGTCCGGCACGGTCGTCGCGCGTGCTGGCATTGATGGGTGCGGCGATGTACGGCGCGCTCGCCGTTGGCGGGCCGATCGGCGTCATCATGCTCGACAAACTCGGCTTCGCCGCGGCGATGGCGATCAGCGCGGTATTGCCGGCCATCTCCCTGCTGGTCATCTGGCGCATACCCGGCGTGGCCGCACATCCCGACGCCGACCGGCCATCCTTCGTCAGCGTGATCGGCCGCATCTGGTGGCATGGTTCGATCGTCGGCCTGCAGGGCATCGGCTTTGCCGCCATCGGCGCTTTCTTCGTGCTGTATTTCCGCGACCAGCACTGGACCTATGCCGGGCTCGGCCTCACCGCCTTCGGCGGCGGCTTCGTGCTGGTGCGCATCCTGTTCGGGCACCTGCCGGATCGCTTTGGCGGCGTGCCGGTGGCGATCGTGTCGCTCGGCGTCGAGACGATCGGCCAGGTCCTGATTTGGACCGCGCCGCATCCCGCCTTTGCGTTGGCCGGCGCGTTTCTGACCGGGCTCGGTTGCTCGATGGTGTTTCCGGCCATGGGCCGCGAAGTCATCCGTCTGGTCGATCCGCATTTGCGCAGCACCGCACTGGGCGGCTTCGCGGCATTTCAGGACATCGCCTATGGTCTCACCGGCCCCATCGCCGGCCTGGTCGCCGACCGCGCCGGCTATGGCAGCGTCTACCTGATCGGCGCCATCGGGGCGGCGCTCGGCTTCGTCATGGCCAATGTCCTGTACCGCGACAGCAGGGCCGCGCCGCCTCAGGCCGGCGGGTCGTAG
- a CDS encoding FadR/GntR family transcriptional regulator, with product MNKNLSLLKPIQAPRGLTGEIVARLTADIVSGKLLPGSRLPTEQEMIAATGVSRTVIREAVAALRADKLVVSRQGIGTFVAEKVRRPFRVEFDEHSSLRDVLNVMELRTGVEVEAAGLAAERATPAQIRKITERFDAIQAAIDAGENAVDQDFAFHCEIAEATNNPQFRGFLEYLGSVVIPRQTVWGRSAPLLRRNNLTLFQREHAKILSAIRTHDVPKARAAMHAHLGNSRDRHQKLATELGIK from the coding sequence TTGAATAAAAATCTTTCGCTTCTCAAACCGATCCAGGCCCCGCGCGGCCTCACTGGCGAAATCGTGGCCCGCCTGACTGCCGATATCGTCAGCGGCAAGCTGCTGCCCGGCTCGCGCCTGCCGACCGAACAGGAAATGATCGCCGCCACGGGCGTTTCGCGCACCGTGATCCGAGAGGCGGTTGCAGCGTTGCGTGCTGACAAGCTGGTGGTGAGCCGCCAGGGCATCGGCACCTTCGTCGCCGAAAAGGTTCGCCGGCCTTTCCGTGTGGAATTCGACGAGCACTCTTCGCTGCGCGACGTGCTCAACGTCATGGAGTTGCGCACCGGCGTCGAGGTCGAGGCCGCCGGGCTGGCTGCCGAACGCGCCACGCCCGCGCAGATCCGGAAGATCACCGAGCGCTTCGACGCCATTCAGGCCGCTATCGACGCCGGCGAGAATGCGGTCGATCAGGATTTCGCCTTCCACTGCGAAATCGCCGAGGCGACCAACAATCCGCAGTTCAGGGGCTTCCTCGAATATCTCGGCAGCGTCGTCATTCCGCGCCAGACCGTGTGGGGCCGCAGCGCGCCGCTGCTTCGCCGCAACAACCTCACTTTATTCCAGCGCGAGCACGCCAAGATCCTCTCCGCCATTCGTACCCACGACGTGCCGAAGGCGCGCGCCGCCATGCATGCGCATCTCGGCAACAGCCGCGACCGGCACCAGAAGCTGGCGACGGAACTGGGGATCAAGTAG
- a CDS encoding TRAP transporter small permease yields MVSQYSRLMDIVHRGCLIVAGGCLLIITLIIPYGVFTRYVLNSAASWPEPLATLLMIVMSFISAVVCYREYLHIGVGVLPAFLNEPYKTALGWLLEALMLLTNLFMLWWGLKLVATTYNQIIPEFPVLSVGISYLPVPLGGGLTILFIIERMMKGQFFQEADAETVSTLTTE; encoded by the coding sequence ATGGTCTCGCAGTATTCCCGCTTGATGGACATCGTCCATCGCGGTTGTCTCATCGTGGCGGGGGGATGCCTTCTCATCATCACCCTGATCATCCCCTACGGCGTCTTCACGCGCTACGTGCTCAATAGCGCCGCATCCTGGCCAGAGCCGCTGGCGACCCTGCTGATGATCGTGATGTCGTTCATCTCGGCTGTCGTCTGTTACCGGGAATATCTGCACATTGGCGTCGGCGTGCTGCCGGCCTTCCTCAATGAGCCGTACAAGACCGCCCTCGGCTGGTTGCTGGAAGCGCTGATGCTTCTGACCAACCTGTTCATGTTGTGGTGGGGACTCAAGCTGGTCGCGACCACCTATAACCAGATCATTCCGGAATTCCCGGTCCTGTCGGTGGGCATCAGTTACCTGCCAGTTCCGCTCGGCGGCGGTCTGACCATCCTGTTCATCATCGAGCGGATGATGAAAGGCCAGTTCTTCCAGGAAGCTGACGCCGAGACGGTCAGCACGCTGACGACCGAGTAA